The proteins below are encoded in one region of Silene latifolia isolate original U9 population chromosome 2, ASM4854445v1, whole genome shotgun sequence:
- the LOC141640938 gene encoding uncharacterized protein LOC141640938: protein MYHHRGLNTKDKLFRLNIASDNLCCICGSEEETMQHLFFKCQYSKAVLALIREWTGYSLPETRDQDWRGNARLSRLKVGIINSILNAVTYHIWRQRNGSRHELQIQAPAGCLKLIQFEVRAKIQQQCKGTMSRRDRSWLEKLM from the coding sequence ATGTATCATCATCGGGGTCTTAACACTAAGGACAAGCTCTTTAGGCTCAACATTGCTAGTGATAATCTCTGTTGCATCTGTGGAAGTGAGGAAGAAACCATGCAGCATCTGTTTTTTAAATGTCAGTACAGTAAGGCAGTGTTGGCTTTGATTCGTGAATGGACTGGTTACTCATTGCCTGAAACTAGAGACCAGGATTGGAGGGGGAATGCTAGATTGTCCAGACTGAAAGTTGGAATCATTAATAGCATTCTGAATGCTGTTACTTACCACATTTGGAGGCAACGAAATGGCAGCAGACATGAATTGCAAATCCAAGCTCCTGCAGGTTGTCTGAAACTGATTCAGTTTGAagttcgagctaaaattcaacagCAATGCAAGGGCACAA